Proteins encoded by one window of Cloeon dipterum chromosome 4, ieCloDipt1.1, whole genome shotgun sequence:
- the LOC135942220 gene encoding uncharacterized protein LOC135942220: MCSDFDKILVGKPTSKPSSAEGSVLTATLCKKKYFVSSVNVARNEAGLRCKAMDMSLLAVTSVEELKCLASLKEVVGSFWTGGSNVDEKCESGKRYGWCSTGHIMSSALVSLSNFWMPSDVPPSNLESCLAVLISSPEKKGMVHRNCDDLLPYICQFAVNCPKTCTKNMSWEASWRQCCALGMQTLKIDDAEEQAGLTNMTVVFKDAWKANFNYWTSGTWKGAPVGEWSWCDINGPTILDQGLSWESGQPDNKNGNESCIHFRFVLNSTGTVLTDRNCASKYIYACKVWNKNLHILELKH; this comes from the exons ATGTGCTCAGACTTTGACAAAATTCTTgtg GGAAAACCTACATCTAAGCCTTCATCAG CGGAGGGTTCAGTGCTAACCGCAACCTTGTGCAAGAAGAAATATTTCGTTTCTAGTGTTAAT GTGGCGAGAAACGAAGCCGGATTGCGTTGCAAGGCGATGGACATGTCGCTCTTGGCAGTAACTTCCGTTGAGGAACTGAAGTGTCTTGCCAGTTTGAAAGAAG TTGTTGGTTCGTTCTGGACGGGTGGCTCGAATGTTGACGAGAAATGCGAATCTGGAAAAAGGTACGGATGGTGTTCGACTGGCCACATCATGTCTTCGGCGCTGGTCTCTTTGTCCAACTTCTGGATGCCATCAGACGTCCCTCCTTCCAATCTCGAAAGCTGTTTAGCTGTTTTGATTTCATCCCCTGAGAAGAAGGGGATGGTGCATAGGAATTGCGACGATCTTCTGCCCTACATCTGCCAGTTCGCAGTGAACTGTCCTAAGACGTGCACCAAAAAC ATGAGTTGGGAGGCGAGCTGGCGTCAATGCTGCGCTTTGGGAATGCAAACTCTAAAAATCGACGATGCTGAGGAGCAAGCGGGCCTTACAAATATGACCGTCGTTTTTAAAG ACGCCTGGAAAGCGAATTTCAACTACTGGACTAGCGGCACGTGGAAAGGGGCTCCGGTGGGCGAGTGGTCGTGGTGTGATATCAACGGGCCCACCATCCTCGACCAGGGTCTATCGTGGGAAAGCGGCCAACCAGACAACAAGAACGGAAACGAAAGCTGCATCCACTTCCGCTTTGTTTTAAACTCGACGGGTACTGTCCTCACAGACAGGAATTGCGCAAGCAAATACATCTACGCCTGCAAGGTATGGAATAAGAACTTGCACATATTAGAATTGaaacactga
- the LOC135943468 gene encoding C-type lectin domain family 17, member A-like isoform X2, with protein sequence MHSLSLYLFLLVGISAVLAAPAEETTTAQPKCPPSSIETHLLSNGKKYFFHEDWSNFDKAKNFCQRNNGRLPILDTREDLDVVREKAGKISGVAWWVDASDEGQEPGQYRWANGKELPLNSSLWFKQGKQPNSFGPGQRTCVAFSTWYGNLLWDDSCGKSKFVVCQANDGC encoded by the exons ATGCATTCTCTAAGCCTTTACCTCTTTCTGCTAGTTGGAATTTCTGCTGTGCTCGCCGCTCCTGCCGAGGAG ACAACCACTGCCCAGCCGAAATGCCCGCCATCAA GCATCGAAACTCATTTGCTCTCGAACGGCAAGAAATACTTCTTCCATGAGGATTGG TCGAACTTCGACAAAGCAAAGAATTTTTGCCAGAGAAACAACGGCCGTCTTCCGATCCTCGACACGCGTGAAGATCTGGACGTGGTGCGCGAAAAGGCCGGAAAAATCTCTGGAG ttGCGTGGTGGGTGGACGCGTCCGACGAAGGACAGGAGCCTGGACAGTACAGGTGGGCCAACGGAAAGGAGCTACCCCTCAACAGTTCGCTTTGGTTCAAGCAAGGGAAGCAGCCCAATTCGTTTGGCCCTGGCCAGAGGACTTGCGTGGCCTTTTCCACTTGGTACGGAAATTTGCTTTGGGACGACAGTTGCGGGAAATCAAAATTCGTCGTGTGCCAGGCCAACGATGGGTGTTAA
- the LOC135942941 gene encoding alpha-N-acetylgalactosamine-specific lectin-like — protein sequence MHSSSLYLFLLVGISAVLAAPPEIAKPKCPPSSIELHLLSNGKKYYFHKPWVTYDEAKGFCESYNMRLPIIETIDELDVVLARANTTVGVAWWMDASDVGQEPGQFRWGNGQELPRNSSLWQEEQPNSFGPGKKTCVFYSSFFGKHLFDTICDDIYWAVCQANQGC from the exons ATGCATTCTTCAAGCCTTTACCTCTTTCTGCTCGTTGGAATTTCTGCTGTCCTCGCTGCTCCTCCCGAG ATTGCCAAGCCGAAATGCCCGCCATCAA GCATCGAATTGCACCTGCTGTCGAACGGCAAGAAATACTACTTTCACAAGCCATGG GTGACCTACGATGAAGCAAAAGGATTTTGCGAGAGCTACAACATGCGGCTTCCAATCATCGAAACGATCGACGAACTGGACGTGGTGCTAGCCAGGGCCAATACCACCGTCGGAG ttgcGTGGTGGATGGACGCGTCCGACGTAGGACAGGAGCCTGGACAGTTCAG GTGGGGCAACGGACAGGAGCTGCCCCGCAACAGCTCGCTCTGGCAGGAGGAGCAGCCAAATTCGTTCGGCCCTGGAAAGAAGACGTGCGTTTTCTACTCCTCGTTTTTCGGAAAGCACCTGTTCGACACAATCTGCGACGACATCTACTGGGCAGTCTGCCAGGCCAACCAAGGCTGCTAG
- the LOC135944183 gene encoding uncharacterized protein LOC135944183, translating into MKHSEITVIDQLENAHRVEKVAGIVNDNFFYLKVCKKMSGEKYSFQESKFYDLSADTPNAELLYYDYSSTGGVLNKFADVTVMSKDNCSASFNQSISDTDVCIYNLESTFPEFCLSFSDEFVGYINRNPFIAINGQMHGFLSIYSCDSQSFVSDSDWTFTNIAHFRSNIIAELPEVDNV; encoded by the exons ATGAA GCACTCGGAAATCACGGTTATAGACCAGCTGGAGAACGCACATCGCGTAGAAAAAGTAGCCGGGATAGTAAACGACAATTTTTTCTACTTGAAAGTTTGTAAAAAGATGagtggagaaaaatattcatttcaagAGTCGAAATTCTACGATCTCTCCGCCGACACTCCAAACGCAGAGCTGCTTTATTACGATTACTCGTCGACA GGCGGTGTATTGAATAAATTCGCCGATGTTACGGTGATGAGCAAAGACAACTGCTCCGCCTCCTTCAACCAGTCGATCAGCGATACCGATGTTTGCATCTACAATCTAGAAAGCACATTCCCAGAATTTTGCTTG tCTTTTAGTGATGAGTTCGTTGGTTATATTAACCGAAATCCGTTTATCGCAATCAATGGACAGATGCATGGCTTTCTCAGTATTTATAGCTGCGATTCTCAGAGCTTCGTGAGCGACAGTGACTGGACGTTCACAAATATCGCCCACTTCCGCTCAAACATCATTGCTGAGCTCCCAGAGGTGGATAATGTTTGA
- the LOC135942979 gene encoding uncharacterized protein LOC135942979, with product MSWEASWRQCCALGMRTLKIDDAEEQAGLTNMTVVFKDEWKANFNYWTSGTWKGAPVGEWSWCEPNGPTILDPGLAWESGQPDNKNGNESCLHFRFVLNSTGTILTDRNCASKYIYACKMPISTTRKPCVSSCPKKPCQRNLTLFGPENVLLDYPFYGEWYSGCGRNFLFYNITRLDWGSAWDLCCSLGLTLTSLESADKTKCVSKIVTRYAPLTVGDFWLSGTDLGCDSNFRWCSLGRDFVDSELRWKQGHPKTGLDCVYVEARNGSMMLASANCDEQKLFVCEVRKKGTSQVALQNECMEIWQITNAQLALLTNPAEFLTANISLELKCFLKCIGVNFGLIGVGGLNSIEMLRQAELASMEEPEKMEQGFVAFDECSGKNADDECVTAYDTYKCGLEKTPDLVSNMVSNNLGSGPVIEPPTPCIPKRRTCWLSNNFPCVSKQSAIDLLNSQGNDDMGAKVTFQSKTYYVGNYDGDTGNSNPVTAFQRCCELGMRLYEPQTLADFLYARDNITGAFNPFLILGETEFINKTHEVWCRSRTLLTDDMLDSDPARRYPCDESIASVGGDGGTILMFSRSDLDIHDYYINPHKYPTRDYQFQTFICEPM from the exons ATGAGTTGGGAGGCGAGCTGGCGTCAGTGTTGTGCTTTGGGAATGCGGACTCTCAAAATTGACGATGCTGAGGAGCAAGCGGGCCTTACAAATATGACAGTCGTTTTTAAAG ACGAAtggaaagcaaattttaactaCTGGACCAGCGGCACGTGGAAAGGGGCTCCGGTGGGCGAGTGGTCGTGGTGCGAGCCCAACGGGCCCACCATCCTCGACCCGGGTCTAGCGTGGGAAAGCGGCCAACCAGACAACAAGAACGGAAACGAGAGCTGTCTCCACTTCCGCTTTGTTTTGAATTCCACAGGTACTATCCTGACAGACCGGAATTGCGCCAGCAAATACATCTACGCTTGCAAG ATGCCGATTTCGACCACGCGAAAGCCATGTGTATCTTCGTGCCCAAAAAAGCCGTGTCAGCGAAAC CTCACCCTGTTTGGCCCTGAAAATGTTCTACTCG attACCCTTTTTACGGTGAATGGTATTCTGGATGCGGACGAAATTTCTTGTTCTACAATATAACTAGA TTGGACTGGGGCAGTGCCTGGGACCTTTGCTGCAGTTTGGGTTTGACCCTGACCTCTTTAGAGTCCGCGGATAAAACCAAATGCGTTTCTAAAATCGTCACGA GATATGCTCCGTTGACTGTTGGGGACTTCTGGCTCTCTGGAACCGACCTAGGTTGCGATTCAAACTTTCGTTGGTGCTCTCTGGGCCGCGATTTCGTCGACTCTGAGCTCAGGTGGAAGCAGGGACACCCGAAAACAGGACTGGACTGCGTCTACGTCGAGGCAAGAAATGGATCAATGATGCTGGCATCCGCGAATTGCGATGAGCAGAAGTTGTTCGTTTGTGAAGTGCGCAAAAAGGGCACTAGTCAGGTCGCTTTGCAGAACGAATGCATGGAAATTTGGCAAATCACTAATG ctcaaCTTGCCTTGCTTACCAACCCCGCTGAATTTCTTACTGCGAACATTTCTCTCGAACTGAAG tgctttttgaaatgcattGGAGTCAATTTTGGATTG ATTGGTGTCGGAGGATTGAATTCCATCGAAATGTTGCGACAAGCGGAACTCGCGTCCATGGAGGAGCCTGAGAAAATGGAGCAGGGATTCGTGGCTTTCGACGAGTGCAGTGGCAAAA atGCGGACGATGAGTGCGTGACTGCTTACGATACTTACAAATGCGGCCTGGAGAAGACTCCAGACTTGGTTTCAAACATGGTTTCAAATAACCTAGGCAGCGGTCCAGTG ATTGAACCTCCTACTCCGTGCATTCCGAAACGCAGGACTTGTTGGCTCTCGAATAATTTCCCTTGCGTTTCAAAA CAATCAGCTATCGATTTACTGAACAGCCAGGGCAATg ACGACATGGGGGCCAAGGTGACCTTTCAAAGCAAGACTTATTACGTCGGCAACTACGACGGGGATACTGGAAACTCC AACCCTGTGACGGCATTCCAACGTTGCTGTGAACTCGGCATGAGGCTTTACGAGCCTCAGACGCTTGCGGATTTTCTCTACGCTAGGGACAATATAACCG GGGCTTTCAATCCCTTTTTGATACTTGGCGAGACGGAGTTCATCAACAAGACGCACGAGGTGTGGTGTCGCAGTCGCACCCTGCTCACCGACGACATGCTCGACTCTGATCCGGCCCGCAGGTATCCCTGCGACGAGTCGATCGCCAGCGTGGGTGGCGATGGAGGAACAATCCTAATGTTTTCAAGATCGGACCTGGACATTCACGACTACTACATTAATCCTCATAAATATCCGACCAGGGACTATCAGTTTCAGACCTTTATTTGCGAACCAATGTAG
- the LOC135942218 gene encoding uncharacterized protein LOC135942218 — MTLTSLTSADKTKCFSKIVTKFAPLTVGDFWLSGTDLDCDSNFQWCSLGRDFVNPELRWKQEHPKAGLDCVYVEARNGSVMLASANCDEQKLSLCEVRKRGTSQVALQNECMEIWQINSVELDLLTNTTAFLTANISLDLKCFLKCIGVKFGMFDAGGLNAIAMLRQVELASMEEPEKMEKGFVAFDDCNGKKADDECVTAYDTYKCGLEKTPDLVSNMVSNNLGSGPAIEPPTPCVPIRRTCWLSNNYPCVSNQSAINLFNSQSNFNDDMGFKKIFQNKNYYVGNSNGRDHVNSLR; from the exons ATGACCCTGACCTCTTTGACGTCCGCGGATAAAACAAAATGCTTTTCTAAAATTGTCACGa AATTCGCTCCGTTGACTGTTGGCGACTTCTGGCTCTCTGGAACCGACCTAGATTGCGATTCCAACTTTCAGTGGTGCTCTCTGGGCCGTGATTTCGTCAACCCTGAGCTCAGGTGGAAGCAGGAACACCCGAAAGCAGGACTGGACTGCGTCTACGTCGAGGCAAGAAACGGATCTGTAATGCTGGCGTCCGCGAATTGCGATGAGCAGAAGTTGTCCTTATGTGAAGTGCGCAAAAGGGGCACTAGTCAGGTCGCGTTGCAGAACGAATGCATGGAAATTTGGCAAATCAATAGTG TGGAACTAGACTTGCTTACTAACACCACCGCATTTCTTACTGCGAACATCTCTCTCGATCTGAAG tgctttttgaaatgcattGGAGTCAAATTTGGAATG TTTGATGCCGGAGGATTGAATGCCATCGCCATGTTGCGACAAGTGGAACTCGCGTCTATGGAGGAGCCTGAGAAAATGGAGAAGGGATTCGTGGCTTTTGACGACTGCAATGGCAAAA aagCGGACGATGAGTGCGTGACTGCGTACGACACGTACAAATGCGGCTTGGAAAAGACTCCAGACTTGGTTTCCAACATGGTTTCCAATAATCTAGGCAGCGGTCCTGCG attgaACCTCCTACTCCGTGCGTTCCGATACGCAGGACTTGTTGGCTCTCGAATAATTATCCTTGCGTTTCAAAT CAATCAgctatcaatttatttaacagcCAGAGCAATTTCAATG atGACATGGGGTTTAAGAAGATCTTTCAAAACAAGAATTATTACGTTGGCAACTCCAACGGCAGGGATCATGTAAACTCCTTAAGATAG
- the LOC135943468 gene encoding C-type lectin domain family 17, member A-like isoform X1, translated as MHSLTLYLFLLVGISAVLAAPAEETASAKPKCPPSSIETHLLSNGKKYFFHEKWLDFDDAKSFCKTNHGRVPILDTREDLDVVRAKAKDIAGVAWWVDASDVGREPGQFKWSNGQELPLNSSLWFKQENQPNSFGPGKKTCVVFSTWFGRSLWDESCGDSKFVVCQANDGC; from the exons ATGCATTCTCTTACCCTTTACCTCTTTCTGCTCGTTGGAATTTCTGCTGTGCTCGCCGCTCCAGCCGAGGAG ACTGCTTCTGCCAAGCCGAAATGCCCGCcatcaa gcatCGAAACGCATTTGCTTTCGAACGGCAAGAAATACTTCTTCCATGAGAAGTGG TTGGACTTTGACGACGCGAAGAGTTTTTGCAAGACAAACCACGGCCGTGTTCCAATCCTCGACACGCGTGAGGATTTGGACGTGGTGCGCGCAAAGGCCAAAGACATCGCTGGAG tgGCGTGGTGGGTGGACGCGTCCGACGTAGGACGGGAGCCTGGACAGTTTAAGTGGAGCAACGGACAGGAGCTGCCACTCAACAGTTCACTCTGGTTCAAGCAGGAGAATCAGCCCAACTCTTTCGGCCCAGGAAAGAAGACTTGCGTGGTCTTTTCCACGTGGTTCGGCAGGAGTCTGTGGGACGAAAGTTGCGGGGATTCAAAATTCGTCGTCTGCCAGGCCAACGACGGGTGCTAG